One segment of Mycobacterium spongiae DNA contains the following:
- a CDS encoding alpha/beta fold hydrolase, with protein MSRYKTRRRQRGKAWLAGSAGLTAVATIVGASARRSMAERADVLDDPYANEDFERLDSDRGRVVTTSDGVSLIVREAGPEDAPVTVIFAHGFCLRMGAFHFQRMRLGDLWGSQVRMVFYDQRGHGQSGDGAPESYSLTQLGQDLEAVLQARAPRGMVVLVGHSMGGMTVLSHARQFPERYGRRIIGAALISSAAEGVTRSPLGEFLKNPALEAIRFTARSAPTLLHRGRNASRSLIGPILRAASYSDLQVSRSLDAFSQRMMNETPIATLVGFLNALEVHDETAGLWTLLKIPTLIACGDHDLLTPDEYSRKMAASLPQSELVIVSGASHLALLDKPDAINEGLVRLVNRAIPSKMALRYRRFGEGYRRIGERLRRRG; from the coding sequence TTGAGCCGCTATAAGACCCGCAGGCGCCAGCGGGGCAAGGCCTGGCTCGCGGGAAGCGCCGGGCTGACCGCGGTCGCGACGATTGTCGGGGCATCGGCTCGCCGGTCGATGGCCGAACGCGCTGATGTCCTCGACGATCCGTATGCCAACGAGGATTTCGAGAGGTTGGACAGCGATCGCGGCCGCGTCGTGACCACGTCCGACGGTGTGTCCCTGATCGTGCGGGAGGCCGGTCCGGAGGATGCCCCGGTAACTGTCATCTTCGCCCACGGATTCTGTCTGCGCATGGGCGCCTTCCACTTTCAGCGGATGCGGCTGGGCGACCTTTGGGGTTCGCAGGTCCGGATGGTCTTTTATGACCAACGTGGACACGGTCAGTCCGGTGATGGCGCGCCTGAGTCCTACTCGCTGACGCAACTTGGCCAGGATTTGGAGGCCGTGCTGCAGGCGAGGGCGCCTCGCGGCATGGTGGTGTTGGTCGGCCATTCCATGGGCGGCATGACCGTGTTGTCACATGCTCGGCAGTTCCCCGAGCGGTATGGTCGCCGGATCATCGGCGCCGCATTGATCTCTTCGGCAGCCGAAGGGGTGACACGGTCACCGCTGGGGGAGTTCCTGAAGAATCCGGCGCTGGAAGCGATCCGGTTCACCGCGCGCTCTGCGCCGACACTGCTGCACCGCGGCCGAAATGCATCGCGATCACTGATCGGTCCCATCCTGCGGGCGGCGTCTTATAGCGACCTTCAGGTCAGCCGAAGTCTCGACGCCTTCTCGCAGCGGATGATGAACGAGACCCCGATCGCTACCTTGGTGGGCTTCCTGAACGCCCTGGAGGTGCACGACGAGACGGCGGGGCTCTGGACGTTGCTGAAGATTCCGACCCTTATCGCTTGCGGCGACCACGATCTGCTCACCCCGGATGAATATTCTCGCAAGATGGCGGCGTCGCTACCTCAGTCCGAACTGGTCATCGTCTCGGGTGCCAGTCATCTGGCGCTGCTGGACAAGCCCGATGCCATCAACGAGGGGCTCGTTCGCCTCGTCAACCGGGCTATTCCCAGCAAGATGGCGCTGCGGTACCGGCGGTTCGGGGAAGGATATCGCCGGATCGGAGAACGGCTCCGACGCCGTGGGTGA
- a CDS encoding GbsR/MarR family transcriptional regulator — MKLVSVDESTCAAESDAEIMDFVEQMGGYFEANGLTRLAGRLLGWLLVCEPERQSSEELAAALGASSGGISTNARMLSQFGFIERLAVAGDRRTFFRLRPNAFAAGERQRIRTMADLQAMADAGLHALRGSAPERGRRLREMRDLTAYMESVLATALDEFRGHSAADPP; from the coding sequence GTGAAACTTGTGAGTGTCGACGAGAGCACGTGTGCTGCTGAGTCCGACGCCGAGATTATGGACTTCGTCGAGCAGATGGGCGGGTACTTCGAGGCCAATGGCCTGACCCGGCTGGCTGGGCGGCTGCTGGGGTGGTTGCTGGTGTGTGAACCCGAGCGGCAGTCCTCGGAAGAGCTGGCGGCGGCCCTCGGTGCGAGCAGTGGCGGGATCAGTACGAACGCCCGAATGTTGAGCCAGTTCGGATTCATCGAGCGGCTCGCCGTGGCGGGGGACCGGCGCACGTTTTTCCGGCTGAGGCCGAACGCGTTCGCCGCCGGTGAGCGCCAGCGCATCCGCACCATGGCCGATCTGCAGGCCATGGCCGACGCCGGACTGCACGCGCTACGCGGGTCTGCGCCGGAGCGTGGACGCAGGCTGCGCGAGATGCGGGATCTGACGGCCTACATGGAATCGGTTCTGGCTACCGCCCTGGATGAGTTTCGGGGTCACTCGGCTGCAGACCCACCGTGA
- a CDS encoding glutamate decarboxylase, with the protein MSRSHPSVPAHSIAPAYTGRMFTAPIPALRMPDESMDPEAAYRFIHDELMLDGSSRLNLATFVTTWMDPEAEKLMAETFDKNMIDKDEYPATAAIEARCVSMVADLFHAEDLTDHDPDSATGVSTVGSSEAVMLGGLALKWRWRQRVGDNWQRRTPNLVMGSNVQVVWEKFCRYFDVEPRYLPMERGRYVITPEQVIDAVDEDTIGVVAILGTTYTGELEPIAEICAALDKLAASGGVDVPVHVDAASGGFVVPFLHPDLQWDFRLPRVVSINVSGHKYGLTYPGVGFVVWRSREHLPEELVFRVNYLGGDMPTFTLNFSRPGNQVVGQYYNFLRLGRDGYTKVMAALSQTARWLAEQLRARDHFELISDGSAIPVVSFRLAGDPGYTEFDISHELRTFGWQVPAYTMPDNATDVSVLRVVVREGLSADLARSLHDDATAAMATLDKLKPGGRSDGHHFAH; encoded by the coding sequence GTGTCCCGCAGCCACCCGTCTGTGCCCGCGCATTCGATCGCCCCCGCATACACCGGCCGGATGTTCACCGCGCCGATACCGGCATTGCGTATGCCCGACGAGTCGATGGATCCGGAGGCCGCCTACCGCTTCATCCACGACGAGCTGATGCTTGACGGCAGCTCCAGGCTGAATCTGGCCACGTTCGTCACCACCTGGATGGACCCCGAGGCCGAGAAGCTGATGGCCGAGACATTCGACAAGAACATGATCGACAAGGACGAGTACCCCGCGACGGCGGCCATCGAAGCGCGCTGCGTGTCCATGGTTGCCGACCTGTTCCACGCCGAGGACCTCACCGATCACGACCCCGACAGCGCCACCGGCGTGTCCACCGTCGGCTCCAGCGAGGCGGTGATGCTCGGCGGCCTGGCACTGAAGTGGCGCTGGCGGCAGCGCGTGGGCGACAACTGGCAGCGCCGGACTCCGAACCTGGTGATGGGCTCCAATGTTCAGGTCGTGTGGGAGAAGTTCTGCCGCTACTTCGACGTCGAACCCCGCTACCTGCCGATGGAGAGGGGACGCTACGTCATCACGCCGGAGCAAGTGATTGACGCCGTCGACGAGGACACAATCGGGGTGGTAGCGATCCTGGGCACCACCTACACCGGTGAACTCGAACCCATCGCGGAAATCTGCGCCGCCCTCGACAAACTGGCAGCTAGCGGCGGCGTCGACGTCCCGGTGCACGTCGACGCTGCCAGCGGGGGTTTCGTCGTGCCGTTTCTGCATCCGGATCTGCAGTGGGACTTCCGGCTTCCGCGGGTGGTGTCGATCAACGTCAGCGGCCATAAATACGGCTTGACCTATCCAGGTGTCGGGTTCGTGGTGTGGCGCAGCCGCGAGCACCTGCCCGAGGAGTTGGTTTTCCGGGTCAACTACCTGGGCGGCGACATGCCGACCTTTACGTTGAACTTTTCCCGCCCCGGCAACCAGGTCGTGGGCCAGTACTACAACTTCCTGCGGCTGGGCCGGGACGGGTACACCAAGGTCATGGCGGCCCTGTCGCAGACCGCGCGATGGTTGGCTGAGCAGCTGCGTGCCCGGGACCACTTTGAGCTGATCTCAGACGGTTCGGCGATCCCGGTGGTCAGTTTTCGCCTCGCTGGTGACCCCGGCTACACGGAGTTCGACATCTCCCACGAGCTGCGAACCTTCGGCTGGCAGGTACCCGCCTACACGATGCCCGACAATGCCACCGACGTCTCGGTGCTCCGCGTCGTGGTGCGGGAAGGCCTTTCCGCCGACCTGGCTCGGTCGTTGCACGACGACGCCACAGCCGCCATGGCCACCCTGGACAAACTCAAGCCGGGCGGGCGTTCCGACGGCCACCACTTCGCGCACTGA
- the alr gene encoding alanine racemase, producing MAVSPIALAPGVLAQAEVDLGAIAHNVGVLREHAGRAGVMAVVKADGYGHGATAVARAALSAGAAELGVATVDEALALRADGITAPVLAWLHAPGIDFAPAVLADVEIAVSSVRQLDELLAAVGRTGRTATVTVKVDTGLNRNGVAPADYPSMLAALGRAASADAVRLRGLMSHMVYADEPHKSINDLQAQRFSEMLAQARDQGVRFEVAHLSNSSATMARPDLTFDLVRPGIAVYGLSPVPKLGDMGLLPAMTVKCAVALVKSVRAGEGVSYGHTWIAPHDTNVALLPIGYADGVFRALSGRVDVLINGRRRPGVGRICMDQFVVDIGPGRPDVAEGDEAILFGPGTHGEPTAQDWADLLGTIHYEVVTSPRGRITRTYREAETVEPL from the coding sequence GTGGCCGTTTCGCCGATAGCTCTTGCGCCGGGTGTTCTCGCCCAGGCCGAGGTGGATCTGGGTGCTATCGCGCACAACGTGGGGGTGTTGCGCGAGCACGCCGGCCGAGCGGGGGTGATGGCTGTCGTCAAGGCCGACGGCTACGGTCACGGTGCAACAGCGGTGGCGCGTGCCGCGCTGAGCGCCGGTGCGGCCGAACTGGGCGTCGCGACCGTCGACGAGGCGCTCGCCTTGCGCGCTGACGGCATCACCGCGCCGGTGCTGGCCTGGTTGCATGCCCCCGGGATCGACTTCGCGCCGGCCGTGCTCGCCGACGTCGAGATCGCAGTGTCCTCGGTGCGCCAGCTCGATGAGCTGCTCGCCGCGGTGGGTCGGACCGGGCGGACGGCGACGGTCACGGTCAAAGTCGACACCGGGCTGAACCGCAACGGTGTCGCTCCAGCCGACTACCCGTCAATGCTGGCTGCCCTAGGTCGAGCCGCCAGCGCGGACGCTGTCCGGCTGCGTGGCCTGATGTCGCACATGGTCTACGCCGACGAGCCGCACAAGTCAATCAACGACCTTCAGGCCCAACGGTTCAGCGAAATGCTGGCGCAGGCCCGTGATCAGGGTGTGCGGTTCGAGGTGGCGCACCTGTCGAACTCATCAGCCACCATGGCGCGTCCCGACCTGACCTTCGACCTGGTTCGACCCGGTATTGCGGTGTACGGGCTCAGCCCGGTGCCCAAGCTGGGCGACATGGGGCTCCTACCGGCGATGACGGTGAAATGCGCTGTCGCGTTGGTGAAGTCGGTTCGAGCCGGGGAGGGAGTGTCGTATGGACACACCTGGATTGCGCCCCATGACACGAATGTGGCACTGCTACCGATCGGCTACGCAGACGGCGTCTTCCGTGCACTGAGCGGTCGCGTGGATGTGCTGATCAACGGTCGGCGGCGGCCCGGTGTAGGGCGAATCTGCATGGACCAGTTCGTCGTCGACATTGGCCCCGGTCGGCCGGACGTGGCCGAGGGTGACGAGGCAATCCTCTTCGGCCCCGGCACCCATGGTGAGCCGACCGCGCAGGATTGGGCAGATCTGCTGGGCACCATTCACTACGAGGTGGTTACCAGCCCGCGCGGTCGGATCACCAGGACCTACCGCGAGGCCGAAACCGTTGAGCCGCTATAA
- a CDS encoding cytochrome P450 family protein, with protein MSALERPTEKGTPMSAPSDERTIAHPITLGSPEFMADQHFYYDWMRREAPVYCGRMTLLGDQDVYYVSRYRDCLAVVTDPRIQRVVPGAEPLPLPAALRMLTDHAMIYKDDPEHMRLRKLVSRPFTPKAIGRLADRVDTVTRELLDGMESGQRIDLQQDYALPVPTTVINEMVGVPETDRYRFRGFIEVMVDGIATYGLEMAALKMEGFIDYLRELIELRRADPGEDILTGLIHTCEDGDTLSEDEIIAMVFLLVAAGYETTYNLITNGVAALLTHPDQLSRLKEQPDLIDSAVEEILRYTGTAGSTEPTTYAAEDLTLHNVTIPRGALVLALLASANRDPDEFPDPDTFDIARTPNSHLAFSKGNHFCLGASLARMETKIAIANLIERFPNLRLAVDPEDLRLVPIPLFNRLEGLPVVLG; from the coding sequence GTGAGCGCGCTCGAGAGGCCCACCGAGAAAGGAACACCCATGAGCGCCCCGAGTGACGAGCGCACCATCGCTCACCCCATTACCCTCGGCAGCCCGGAGTTCATGGCCGACCAGCACTTCTACTACGACTGGATGCGTCGCGAGGCCCCGGTCTACTGCGGCCGGATGACACTTCTCGGCGACCAAGACGTTTACTATGTCTCGCGCTACCGCGACTGCCTCGCCGTGGTCACCGACCCCAGAATCCAACGTGTCGTTCCTGGCGCCGAACCGTTGCCGCTTCCCGCGGCTCTGCGCATGCTCACCGACCACGCCATGATCTACAAGGACGACCCCGAGCACATGCGGCTGCGCAAGCTCGTCAGCCGCCCTTTTACCCCGAAGGCGATCGGCCGCCTCGCCGATCGGGTCGACACGGTCACCCGCGAACTACTCGACGGAATGGAATCCGGACAGCGCATCGACCTGCAACAGGACTATGCCTTGCCCGTTCCAACCACCGTGATCAACGAGATGGTCGGCGTACCCGAAACCGACCGGTACCGCTTCCGTGGCTTCATCGAGGTGATGGTCGACGGGATTGCCACCTATGGCCTGGAGATGGCTGCGCTGAAGATGGAAGGCTTTATCGACTACCTGCGCGAGCTGATCGAGCTGCGTCGTGCCGACCCCGGCGAGGACATCCTCACCGGCTTGATCCACACCTGTGAGGACGGCGACACACTGAGTGAAGACGAGATCATCGCGATGGTGTTCTTGCTGGTCGCTGCCGGGTATGAGACCACCTACAACCTCATCACCAACGGGGTCGCCGCCCTGTTGACTCACCCCGATCAACTCAGCCGACTCAAAGAGCAACCCGACTTGATCGACTCCGCGGTCGAGGAAATCTTGCGGTACACGGGCACCGCCGGCAGTACTGAGCCCACTACCTATGCAGCCGAGGACCTCACCCTGCACAACGTCACCATCCCCCGCGGCGCGCTGGTGCTGGCGCTGTTGGCCTCGGCGAACCGCGACCCCGACGAGTTCCCCGACCCCGACACCTTCGATATCGCCCGCACGCCGAATAGCCACCTTGCCTTCAGCAAAGGCAACCACTTCTGCCTTGGCGCGTCGCTGGCCCGCATGGAAACCAAAATCGCCATCGCCAACCTGATCGAACGCTTCCCCAACCTGCGCCTCGCCGTGGACCCTGAGGATCTGCGCCTGGTGCCAATCCCGCTGTTCAACCGCCTCGAGGGGCTGCCCGTCGTGCTCGGCTAA
- a CDS encoding NAD(P)H-hydrate dehydratase, which translates to MRHYYSVDAIRDAEAPLLASLADGALMRRAAYGLATAIIAEMTKRFGGVAGRRVCAVVGSGDNGGDALWAATFVRRRGAAADAVLLNPDRTHRKALAAFTKSGGRVVESISAATDLVIDGVVGISGSGPLRPAAAKVFDAVDQAGIPVIAVDIPSGMDVATGAITGPAVHAASTVTFGGLKPVHALADCGRVTLVDIGLELPATDMLGFEAADVAARWPVPGPHDDKYTQGVTGIMAGSSTYPGAAVLCTGAAVAATSGMVRYAGTAGAEVLAQWPEVIASPTPAAAGRVQAWVVGPGLGTSDAEAAGALWFALDTDLPVLVDADGLTMLAAHPDLVANRNAPTVLTPHAGEFARLAGAPPGDDRVDSCRRLADTLGATILLKGNVTVIADPGGPVYLNPAGQSWAATAGSGDVLSGMIGALLASGLPAVEAAAAAAFVHARAAALSAAHPGPGEAPTSASRIVSHVRAAVAAL; encoded by the coding sequence ATGCGGCATTACTACTCCGTCGACGCCATCCGCGACGCCGAAGCGCCCTTGCTGGCCAGCTTGGCCGACGGTGCGCTGATGCGGCGCGCGGCCTACGGGCTGGCCACGGCGATCATCGCTGAGATGACCAAGCGCTTCGGTGGGGTAGCGGGCCGCCGGGTGTGCGCGGTTGTCGGCTCCGGGGACAATGGCGGTGACGCGCTGTGGGCCGCGACCTTCGTGCGCCGCCGCGGCGCGGCCGCCGACGCGGTGCTGCTCAACCCGGACCGAACCCACCGCAAGGCGCTCGCAGCGTTCACCAAATCCGGCGGCCGCGTTGTCGAGAGTATATCGGCGGCAACGGATCTCGTCATCGACGGGGTAGTGGGTATTTCCGGCTCGGGCCCCCTGCGCCCGGCCGCGGCCAAGGTGTTCGACGCCGTGGACCAAGCCGGTATCCCCGTGATTGCGGTCGACATCCCCAGCGGTATGGACGTGGCGACGGGCGCGATCACCGGTCCCGCTGTGCACGCCGCGTCCACTGTCACCTTCGGAGGCCTGAAACCCGTGCACGCGCTCGCCGACTGCGGCCGGGTCACACTGGTCGACATCGGCTTGGAATTGCCGGCTACCGACATGCTGGGGTTCGAGGCTGCCGATGTGGCTGCGCGCTGGCCGGTACCGGGTCCCCACGACGACAAATACACCCAGGGCGTGACGGGCATCATGGCCGGTTCGTCGACATATCCGGGCGCGGCGGTGCTGTGCACCGGGGCGGCTGTTGCGGCCACCTCGGGGATGGTCCGCTACGCCGGCACGGCGGGTGCCGAGGTGCTCGCGCAGTGGCCGGAAGTCATCGCCTCGCCCACCCCGGCTGCCGCCGGCCGGGTCCAGGCCTGGGTGGTGGGGCCGGGGCTGGGCACCTCGGACGCAGAGGCGGCCGGGGCCTTGTGGTTCGCGTTGGATACCGACCTGCCGGTGCTGGTCGACGCGGACGGACTGACCATGCTGGCAGCCCATCCCGATCTGGTGGCCAACCGCAACGCGCCCACGGTGCTGACGCCGCACGCCGGCGAGTTCGCCCGACTGGCGGGGGCGCCCCCCGGAGATGACCGGGTGGACTCCTGTCGTCGGCTTGCCGACACGCTGGGGGCAACCATCCTGCTCAAGGGCAATGTCACCGTCATCGCCGATCCCGGCGGCCCGGTCTACCTGAATCCGGCCGGACAGTCCTGGGCGGCGACGGCAGGCTCCGGCGACGTGCTGTCGGGGATGATCGGGGCGCTGCTAGCTTCCGGGCTGCCCGCGGTCGAGGCCGCCGCCGCGGCAGCGTTCGTGCACGCGCGCGCCGCCGCGCTGTCAGCCGCCCACCCCGGCCCTGGCGAGGCACCCACCTCGGCGTCACGAATCGTCTCCCACGTCCGGGCCGCTGTGGCGGCCCTCTAA
- the glmS gene encoding glutamine--fructose-6-phosphate transaminase (isomerizing), which translates to MCGIVGYVGPRPACEVVLDALRRMEYRGYDSSGIGLVDGAGGLTVRRRAGRLANLEAAVAEMPPETLRGTTGLGHTRWATHGRPTDRNAHPHRDAAGKIAVVHNGIIENFASLRRELETAGVEFASDTDTEVAVHLVAQAYHHGETAGDFSGSVLAVLRRLEGHFTLVFANADEPGTIVAARRSTPLVLGIGDGEIFVGSDVAAFIPHTRHAVELGQGQAVVITADGYRITDFDGNDELQAGKDFREFHIDWDLAAAEKGGYEYFMLKEIAEQPTAVADTLLGHFVDGRIVLDEQRLSDQELREIDKVFVVACGTAYHSGLLAKYAIEHWTRLPVEVELASEFRYRDPVLDRSTLVVAISQSGETADTLEAVRHAKEQKAKVLAICNTNGSQIPRECDAVLYTRAGPEIGVASTKTFLAQIAANYLLGLALAQARGTKYPDEVEREYHELEVMPDRVARVIAAIEPVADLAYRFAQSSAVLFLGRHVGYPVALEGALKLKELAYMHAEGFAAGELKHGPIALIEDDLPVIVVMPSPKGAATLHAKLLSNIREIQTRGAVTIVIAEEGDDTVRPYADHLIEIPAVSTLLQPLLSTIPLQVFAAAVAQARGYDVDKPRNLAKSVTVE; encoded by the coding sequence ATGTGCGGAATTGTCGGCTACGTGGGGCCGCGCCCTGCCTGCGAGGTCGTCTTGGACGCGCTGCGCCGGATGGAGTACCGCGGCTACGACTCGTCGGGAATCGGACTCGTTGACGGTGCCGGCGGACTCACCGTGCGCCGTCGGGCCGGACGGCTAGCCAACCTGGAAGCGGCGGTGGCGGAAATGCCGCCGGAGACGCTGCGCGGTACTACCGGGCTGGGCCACACCCGCTGGGCCACCCATGGCCGGCCCACGGACCGCAACGCGCATCCGCACCGTGACGCTGCCGGAAAGATTGCCGTCGTCCACAACGGGATCATCGAGAACTTCGCCAGCTTGCGCCGGGAACTGGAGACTGCCGGGGTCGAGTTCGCCAGCGATACCGATACCGAGGTCGCGGTGCACCTGGTGGCACAGGCCTATCACCACGGCGAGACTGCCGGCGATTTCAGTGGTTCAGTCCTGGCCGTGTTGCGTCGGCTGGAAGGCCACTTCACTCTGGTCTTCGCCAACGCCGACGAACCCGGCACCATCGTCGCCGCCCGCCGCTCGACGCCGCTGGTTCTCGGCATCGGCGATGGCGAGATATTCGTGGGCTCCGATGTGGCCGCATTCATCCCGCACACTCGCCACGCGGTCGAACTCGGCCAAGGACAGGCGGTGGTCATCACCGCAGACGGCTACCGGATCACCGATTTCGACGGCAACGACGAGCTGCAAGCCGGTAAGGACTTCCGGGAGTTTCATATCGACTGGGACCTGGCTGCTGCCGAAAAGGGCGGCTACGAGTACTTCATGCTCAAAGAGATCGCCGAACAACCCACCGCCGTGGCCGACACCCTGCTCGGGCATTTCGTGGACGGCCGGATCGTGCTCGACGAGCAGCGGCTATCGGATCAGGAACTGCGCGAGATCGACAAGGTATTCGTGGTCGCCTGTGGCACCGCCTATCACTCCGGGCTGCTGGCCAAGTACGCGATCGAGCACTGGACGCGACTGCCAGTGGAGGTCGAGCTCGCCAGCGAATTCCGCTACCGGGACCCGGTTCTGGACCGCAGCACCTTGGTGGTGGCGATCTCGCAGTCCGGCGAGACCGCCGACACCCTGGAAGCGGTCCGCCACGCCAAGGAACAGAAGGCCAAGGTACTGGCGATTTGCAACACCAACGGATCCCAAATACCGCGGGAGTGTGACGCGGTGCTCTACACACGCGCCGGCCCGGAGATTGGCGTGGCCTCGACCAAAACCTTCCTTGCCCAGATTGCCGCGAACTACCTCCTCGGTCTGGCGTTGGCTCAGGCCCGCGGAACGAAATACCCCGACGAGGTCGAGCGCGAGTACCACGAGCTCGAAGTGATGCCTGACCGGGTGGCCCGGGTGATCGCGGCGATCGAACCGGTCGCCGATCTGGCCTATCGGTTTGCGCAGTCGTCGGCCGTGCTGTTTCTCGGGCGCCACGTCGGCTACCCGGTGGCCCTGGAAGGCGCGCTGAAGCTCAAGGAATTGGCCTATATGCACGCCGAGGGTTTCGCGGCAGGTGAGCTCAAACACGGCCCTATCGCACTGATCGAAGACGACCTGCCCGTCATCGTGGTCATGCCTTCACCCAAGGGGGCAGCGACATTACACGCAAAGCTCTTGTCCAATATCCGCGAAATTCAGACCCGTGGCGCGGTGACCATCGTGATCGCCGAGGAGGGCGACGACACCGTACGCCCCTACGCCGATCACCTGATCGAAATCCCGGCGGTGTCAACGCTACTGCAGCCGCTGTTGTCGACCATCCCGCTTCAGGTCTTCGCCGCGGCGGTAGCCCAAGCACGCGGGTACGATGTCGACAAACCGCGGAATCTGGCCAAGTCGGTCACCGTGGAGTAG
- a CDS encoding rhomboid-like protein, translating to MANASVLARLRSLALTVWHFITGAPLTYTWLVALMVTTAIQNHLTGRKLHTVLLHRSTNIYELGTDPLEVLFSSLLWIDGKNLEPYLLLFTIFLAPAEHWLGHLRWLTVGLTTHIGATYVSEGMLYLAIHHREASERLLHSRDIGVSYFLVGVMAVLTYHIVKPWRWGYLGVLFVIFGFPLITMDKTELDFSAIGHFVSILIGLAFYPMARDRRGAPLNPARIKAMLRRGRGVDATDPRA from the coding sequence GTGGCGAACGCATCGGTGTTGGCGCGACTGCGGTCATTGGCGCTGACGGTGTGGCACTTCATCACTGGAGCGCCTTTGACGTACACCTGGCTGGTCGCATTGATGGTTACGACCGCCATCCAGAACCACCTGACTGGGCGCAAGTTGCACACGGTGCTGCTGCACCGTTCCACCAACATCTACGAGCTGGGAACGGATCCGCTCGAAGTGCTGTTCTCCAGCTTGCTGTGGATCGATGGAAAGAACCTGGAACCGTATCTGCTGCTGTTCACCATATTTCTGGCGCCCGCTGAGCACTGGCTTGGTCACTTGCGTTGGCTCACAGTGGGACTGACCACCCATATCGGCGCTACCTATGTCAGCGAAGGAATGCTCTACCTGGCGATCCACCATCGCGAAGCATCGGAGAGGCTGCTGCACTCTCGCGATATCGGGGTCAGCTACTTCCTGGTCGGCGTGATGGCCGTGCTGACCTATCACATTGTGAAGCCGTGGCGCTGGGGTTATCTCGGGGTGTTGTTCGTCATCTTCGGTTTTCCGCTGATCACGATGGACAAGACCGAGCTGGACTTCAGCGCGATCGGTCACTTCGTGTCGATCTTGATTGGCTTGGCCTTTTACCCGATGGCCCGCGACCGAAGAGGCGCGCCGCTGAATCCGGCCAGAATCAAAGCGATGCTTCGGCGAGGCCGAGGCGTCGATGCGACCGACCCGCGAGCATGA
- a CDS encoding dienelactone hydrolase family protein, translating to MARIRKLVAALQRRGPHRVLRGDLAFAGLPGVVYTPETGLNLPGVAFGHDWLTGASGYQALLEHLASWGIVAAAPDTQRGLVPSVLNLAYDLGVALDIVAGVRLGSGNIGVHPAKLGLLGHGFGGSAAVFAAAGMPARTSAVAAIFPTVTNPPAEQPAATLKVPGLILSAPGDPTTLNSNALGLSQAWDTATLRIVSKAEARGLVEGRRLSKAIGLAGSHRGTQRTVRALLTGYLLATLAGDKTYRDFADPDVALPKTDPVDLEAPPVTPEEKIVALLK from the coding sequence GTGGCCCGCATCCGCAAGCTCGTCGCCGCCCTGCAACGCCGTGGTCCGCACCGCGTTTTGCGCGGCGACCTGGCCTTTGCCGGCCTACCCGGCGTGGTGTATACCCCGGAAACCGGACTGAACCTGCCAGGCGTCGCGTTCGGTCACGACTGGCTCACCGGCGCCTCCGGCTACCAGGCTCTACTGGAGCATCTCGCGTCGTGGGGCATCGTGGCCGCCGCTCCCGACACCCAGCGCGGACTGGTGCCGTCAGTGCTCAACCTTGCCTATGACCTGGGGGTTGCCCTCGACATCGTCGCGGGCGTGCGCCTCGGGTCCGGCAATATCGGCGTGCATCCCGCAAAGCTCGGCCTACTCGGCCACGGCTTTGGCGGCTCGGCGGCCGTGTTCGCGGCCGCGGGTATGCCGGCCCGGACGTCGGCCGTGGCAGCGATCTTCCCCACAGTGACCAATCCGCCGGCGGAACAGCCAGCAGCCACCCTGAAGGTCCCGGGGTTGATCCTGAGCGCGCCGGGAGATCCCACGACGCTGAATTCCAACGCCCTGGGACTTTCTCAGGCGTGGGACACCGCCACGCTCCGTATCGTCAGCAAAGCCGAGGCTCGCGGGCTGGTCGAGGGCAGGCGACTGTCCAAGGCGATCGGGTTAGCCGGATCGCATCGCGGTACCCAGCGCACAGTGCGGGCTTTGCTGACCGGGTATCTACTCGCCACCCTTGCCGGCGACAAAACCTACCGCGACTTCGCCGATCCTGATGTGGCGCTGCCCAAGACGGATCCGGTCGATCTCGAGGCGCCACCGGTCACCCCGGAAGAGAAGATCGTCGCACTACTGAAGTAG